One Rhodococcus sp. P1Y DNA window includes the following coding sequences:
- a CDS encoding GMC oxidoreductase, which produces MAAAGLAVTSSSTSAARTTKRVNNIPLTREEHRVVVIGSGFGGGVTALRLAEAGVPVTLLERGQRWPTGPNAKTFPSAASPDKRILWHRSNPQLFGRSLAFEPYAGLLEAVTGDNMTALCAAGVGGGSLVYQGMTLQPAEHVFDANFPQELDWKTMDRVHYPRVARMLGLATAPDELIDTPNYLAARVFAQNATREGFEVSKIPMPLDWNYALAELRGEMAPAYTNGEGALGVNNGGKNSVDVTYIAAAEATGLVTVETLHEVRDVERAPDGRWTVYVDRTDSSGTVLENKILTTNALVMAAGSANTTKLLLRASAAGRIPDMPDELGKGWGTNADRIYVWTDPVNGFGPAQGGPVVYGTLQWNDPSAAYTVIQASFPPFGFDGRSTTLVGYGVSSGRGEFVYDAAKDDAVLRWPHEGDAGIQLSKIGPAVARIAGPRSVLTDTNAIVPTTWHPLGGANIGSVCDLEGRVLGQRGLYVLDGALLPGNAAACNPSMTIAAIAERALDKLVAEDVGTLI; this is translated from the coding sequence ATGGCGGCGGCCGGGCTGGCTGTGACTAGCTCGTCCACTTCGGCGGCCCGAACAACCAAGCGTGTCAACAACATTCCTCTGACTCGGGAAGAGCACCGAGTTGTGGTGATCGGTTCCGGCTTCGGCGGTGGCGTCACCGCATTGCGGCTGGCGGAGGCCGGGGTGCCGGTGACGCTTCTCGAGCGCGGTCAGCGGTGGCCGACCGGCCCGAACGCCAAGACCTTCCCCTCGGCCGCAAGCCCGGACAAGCGCATCCTGTGGCATCGATCGAACCCCCAGCTGTTCGGTCGCAGCCTTGCGTTCGAGCCGTACGCAGGGCTCCTCGAAGCGGTGACCGGTGACAACATGACGGCACTGTGTGCAGCCGGCGTCGGCGGTGGATCTCTCGTCTATCAGGGGATGACGCTTCAGCCGGCCGAGCATGTGTTCGATGCGAACTTCCCGCAGGAACTCGACTGGAAAACCATGGATCGCGTCCACTACCCGCGAGTTGCGCGGATGCTCGGACTCGCCACAGCCCCAGACGAATTGATCGACACGCCCAACTATCTGGCTGCGCGCGTATTTGCGCAGAATGCGACGCGCGAGGGATTCGAGGTGTCGAAGATTCCGATGCCACTGGACTGGAACTACGCGCTGGCCGAACTGCGCGGCGAGATGGCCCCCGCCTACACGAACGGCGAGGGTGCTCTCGGCGTCAACAACGGTGGCAAGAACTCGGTCGATGTCACCTACATCGCGGCAGCGGAAGCGACCGGGCTCGTTACCGTGGAGACCTTGCACGAAGTCCGTGATGTCGAAAGAGCGCCCGACGGACGGTGGACGGTGTACGTCGACCGGACGGATTCTTCCGGCACAGTGCTCGAGAACAAGATCTTGACGACGAACGCTCTGGTGATGGCAGCCGGAAGCGCCAATACGACGAAGTTGCTTCTGCGCGCGTCGGCGGCGGGCCGGATCCCGGATATGCCGGATGAACTCGGAAAGGGTTGGGGTACCAACGCAGATCGCATCTACGTTTGGACCGATCCGGTCAACGGTTTCGGGCCTGCACAGGGTGGGCCGGTCGTGTACGGCACCCTGCAGTGGAACGATCCGAGCGCGGCGTACACCGTCATTCAGGCGTCGTTTCCGCCGTTCGGTTTCGATGGGCGCAGTACGACGCTCGTCGGGTACGGCGTCAGCTCGGGACGTGGAGAATTCGTCTACGACGCCGCGAAAGACGACGCGGTACTCAGATGGCCGCACGAGGGTGACGCGGGCATTCAGCTGTCGAAGATCGGTCCGGCGGTAGCGCGGATCGCGGGCCCGAGAAGTGTGCTCACCGACACTAACGCAATTGTTCCCACGACATGGCATCCGTTGGGTGGTGCGAACATCGGGTCGGTGTGCGATCTCGAGGGTCGAGTCCTCGGACAGCGTGGCCTGTACGTCCTGGACGGCGCTCTTCTGCCGGGAAACGCGGCTGCCTGCAATCCATCCATGACGATCGCAGCCATCGCCGAACGCGCACTCGACAAGCTGGTCGCCGAGGATGTGGGCACACTGATCTGA